A stretch of the Mycobacteriales bacterium genome encodes the following:
- a CDS encoding acetylornithine transaminase has translation MTGNAEFRQRWDAVMMRNYGSPHLALVSGSGTTVTDADGREYLDLIAGIAVSSLGHAHPAVVKAVTDQVSTLAHTSNLFINPPALALAERLAALIGVPGVRVFLSNDGATANEAAIKTALRARPGRRRFVAAESSFHGRTLGALALTGKAAIREPFGPFGIDVDFVPYGDAAALSAAVDERTAAVFLEPTLGEAGVIPPPDGYLRQARAACDAAGALLAVDEVQGGIGRTGKWFAHQHEGIVPDLVTVAKGLGGGLPVGACLGTGEAAEALQRGDHGSTFGGNPVSCAAALAVIDVIADNGLLEQVETVGKQWKAELAGCAGELLTGVRGRGLWLGLETSGGASAIEAAARDAGFLVNATGPDAVRLAPPLILTAAEAASFTAALPAILDAAGKVMGETA, from the coding sequence ATGACGGGCAACGCCGAGTTCCGGCAGCGCTGGGACGCCGTCATGATGCGCAACTACGGTTCGCCGCACCTTGCCCTCGTCAGCGGCTCAGGTACGACGGTGACCGACGCGGACGGGCGGGAATACCTCGACCTGATTGCCGGCATCGCCGTCTCCTCGCTCGGCCACGCCCATCCTGCGGTCGTCAAGGCCGTGACCGACCAGGTCTCCACGCTGGCGCACACCTCCAACCTCTTCATCAACCCGCCTGCGCTTGCACTCGCCGAACGGCTCGCCGCGCTGATCGGCGTACCCGGCGTCAGGGTCTTCCTCAGCAATGACGGCGCCACTGCCAACGAGGCGGCGATCAAGACCGCGCTGCGCGCCCGGCCCGGCCGGCGCAGGTTCGTGGCCGCCGAGTCGTCCTTCCACGGCCGCACGCTCGGGGCGCTCGCTCTGACCGGGAAGGCCGCGATTCGCGAGCCGTTCGGCCCGTTCGGCATCGACGTGGACTTCGTGCCGTACGGCGACGCCGCCGCGCTGTCGGCCGCCGTGGACGAGCGCACCGCGGCGGTCTTCCTCGAGCCGACGCTGGGCGAAGCAGGCGTGATCCCGCCGCCCGACGGTTATCTCCGGCAGGCCCGCGCGGCCTGCGACGCCGCCGGCGCCCTGCTGGCGGTTGACGAGGTGCAGGGCGGCATCGGCCGGACCGGCAAGTGGTTCGCGCATCAGCACGAAGGCATCGTTCCCGACCTCGTGACCGTGGCGAAGGGCCTCGGCGGCGGACTGCCGGTCGGCGCGTGTCTGGGCACCGGCGAGGCAGCCGAGGCGCTGCAGCGCGGTGATCACGGGTCGACGTTCGGTGGCAACCCCGTCTCCTGCGCCGCGGCGCTCGCCGTCATCGACGTCATCGCCGACAACGGGCTGCTCGAGCAGGTCGAGACGGTCGGCAAGCAGTGGAAGGCCGAGCTCGCCGGGTGCGCCGGCGAGTTGCTCACCGGCGTGCGCGGCCGCGGTCTGTGGCTGGGTCTGGAGACCAGCGGTGGCGCCTCGGCCATCGAGGCGGCGGCACGCGACGCCGGCTTCCTGGTCAACGCGACGGGACCGGACGCCGTCCGGCTCGCGCCACCGTTGATCCTGACCGCTGCCGAGGCCGCATCGTTCACGGCCGCGTTGCCGGCCATCCTCGACGCGGCGGGCAAAGTGATGGGGGAGACCGCATGA
- a CDS encoding ABC transporter substrate-binding protein encodes MRTKVASLACAGLAAVGALAGCSGGSTSGTASHGLVSAARCAANRDAGTITYVSPFGFDASAGIIEVFAADKLGYFADLCLKVRFVTSAQNSAELVSAGTATTTSTGSAADFLVLASNGSHVTAVATYGDTSDYCIITKPQFTTLTDLEGHTLGYHFVEEAPDLEMLRAAGVDLDRVKLVNTPDFDPNQIVQGRLDSVGCYQSNEPLTLRAEHAKFNEFTPAEFGVKGTYNVVFFNTGFLAAHPAAVADFMRADLHAFDYCETHQASCVAIEQGYAASAGAEFSVSHERAVWRLEAALSRRHTLPGRGIGVQSATEWAPEAAEVTRFGLAKSVPPLSEVENTAIVASLYRGSRLVWP; translated from the coding sequence ATGCGCACCAAAGTGGCGTCGCTCGCCTGCGCCGGACTGGCCGCGGTCGGGGCCCTGGCCGGCTGTAGCGGCGGCTCAACGTCGGGCACGGCCAGCCACGGCCTGGTCAGCGCGGCCCGGTGCGCGGCGAACCGCGACGCCGGCACGATCACCTACGTCTCGCCCTTCGGCTTCGACGCGTCGGCAGGGATCATCGAGGTGTTCGCGGCGGACAAGCTCGGCTACTTCGCCGATCTTTGCCTGAAGGTGCGCTTCGTCACGAGCGCGCAGAACTCGGCGGAGCTGGTGTCGGCGGGGACGGCGACGACCACGAGCACGGGTTCCGCGGCGGACTTCCTGGTCCTTGCCTCCAACGGGTCTCACGTCACGGCCGTGGCGACGTACGGCGACACGTCGGACTACTGCATCATCACCAAGCCCCAGTTCACGACGCTCACTGACCTCGAGGGCCACACGCTCGGCTACCACTTCGTCGAAGAGGCACCTGACCTCGAGATGCTGCGGGCGGCGGGCGTCGACCTGGATCGGGTGAAGCTGGTCAACACCCCCGACTTCGACCCGAACCAGATCGTGCAAGGCCGGCTCGACTCCGTCGGCTGCTACCAGTCGAACGAGCCCCTCACGCTGCGCGCGGAGCATGCGAAGTTCAACGAGTTCACCCCGGCCGAGTTCGGAGTGAAGGGCACCTACAACGTGGTGTTCTTCAACACGGGCTTCCTCGCGGCGCATCCCGCTGCGGTTGCCGACTTCATGCGTGCCGATCTGCACGCCTTCGACTATTGCGAGACCCACCAGGCGTCGTGTGTCGCGATCGAGCAGGGGTACGCGGCTAGTGCCGGGGCCGAGTTCTCGGTCAGTCACGAGCGCGCCGTCTGGCGGCTCGAGGCCGCGCTGTCGCGACGCCACACGTTGCCCGGGCGCGGAATAGGTGTGCAGAGCGCCACCGAATGGGCGCCGGAGGCCGCTGAGGTGACGAGATTCGGCTTGGCCAAGTCCGTCCCGCCGCTGTCAGAGGTGGAGAACACCGCGATCGTCGCGTCGCTGTACCGCGGCAGCAGGCTGGTTTGGCCGTAA
- the argJ gene encoding bifunctional glutamate N-acetyltransferase/amino-acid acetyltransferase ArgJ, translating into MSVTAPKGFRAAGVLCGLKDSGRDLALVVNDGPQSAAAGVVTANRVKAAPVIWTQQVLVGGEVKAVVLNSKYANACTGPAGFQISHSTAEAVAEALGVGAGEIAVCSTGKIGEPPPLDTLRGGVAAAVAALSADGGHDAADAIRTTDTVTKEATSSGEGWSVGGMAKGAGMLAPALATMLCVVTTDAVADPETLERSLRRATALTFDRIDSDGCMSTNDTVLLLASGASGVAPSQGALDAAVFEVCSSLARQLIADAEGASKDIEVEVRGAASEADALEVARAVSRSNLLKCALHGEDPNWGRILAAVGTTDAAYDELTLDAAINGVWVCRDSAPGADPATVDMSGREISIVVDLKAGSESATVWTSDLTAEYVHENSAYST; encoded by the coding sequence GTGAGCGTCACCGCACCGAAGGGATTCCGGGCTGCCGGGGTGTTGTGCGGGCTGAAGGACAGCGGGCGCGACCTGGCGCTGGTGGTCAACGACGGACCGCAGTCTGCTGCGGCCGGCGTCGTCACAGCGAACCGGGTCAAGGCCGCCCCGGTCATCTGGACCCAGCAGGTCCTCGTGGGCGGCGAGGTCAAGGCGGTCGTCCTGAACTCGAAGTACGCCAACGCGTGCACCGGTCCGGCCGGCTTCCAGATCTCGCACTCGACCGCAGAGGCGGTTGCCGAGGCGTTGGGGGTTGGCGCGGGTGAGATCGCGGTGTGCTCCACCGGCAAGATCGGCGAGCCGCCGCCGCTGGACACGTTGCGCGGCGGTGTCGCCGCGGCCGTTGCGGCGTTGAGCGCCGACGGCGGCCACGACGCGGCGGACGCGATTCGCACCACCGACACGGTCACGAAGGAGGCGACCTCGTCCGGCGAGGGGTGGTCGGTGGGCGGCATGGCGAAAGGCGCCGGCATGCTCGCCCCCGCGCTCGCGACCATGCTGTGCGTCGTCACGACCGATGCGGTGGCCGATCCCGAGACCCTGGAACGGTCGCTGCGCAGGGCGACCGCACTGACCTTCGATCGCATCGACTCCGACGGCTGCATGTCGACGAACGACACGGTTCTGCTTCTCGCCAGCGGCGCTTCGGGTGTCGCGCCGAGCCAGGGCGCCCTCGACGCCGCAGTGTTCGAGGTGTGCTCGTCGTTGGCGCGTCAACTCATCGCGGACGCTGAAGGCGCCAGCAAGGACATCGAGGTCGAGGTCCGTGGGGCGGCGAGCGAGGCAGATGCCCTCGAGGTGGCGCGAGCGGTCTCGCGTAGCAACCTGCTCAAGTGCGCGTTGCACGGCGAGGACCCCAACTGGGGCCGGATCCTCGCTGCGGTGGGCACGACCGACGCGGCCTACGACGAGCTGACTCTCGACGCGGCGATCAACGGCGTCTGGGTCTGCCGGGACAGCGCGCCGGGTGCGGATCCGGCGACGGTCGACATGAGCGGGCGGGAGATCTCGATCGTGGTGGATCTGAAGGCCGGTAGCGAGTCCGCGACGGTCTGGACCAGTGACCTCACCGCTGAATACGTCCACGAGAACTCGGCGTACTCGACATGA
- the pheT gene encoding phenylalanine--tRNA ligase subunit beta has translation MLAPLSWLREYVELPADVTARVVAERLTAAGLQVERIERQGEGIDGVVAAKVLAIEELAGFKKPIRWVTLSDGADQRQVICGATNFAVGDVIAYARPPATLPGDFRIEAREAYGHLSDGMICSGRELAISDDHSGILILSPDVELGSDVVDSLGLREDILDISINPDRGYALSIRGVAREVAIAYDTAFRDPAASTLPSPSGPGHQVRLEDAGCDRYLAVALADLDPTVDSPAWLQRRLVQGGMRPISLMVDVTNYVMLAVGQPTHAFDRASLRGAIVVRRAMAGERLRTLDDVDRDLDPRDLVIADDSGPIALAGVMGGAATEITGSTRDVLLESAHFEPTTVAYTARRHRLGSEASRRFERGVDQELAPAAAELAVSLLVELGAARRTGEVTDVDDRTPAEVITIDAALPSRIAGVVYPTETVVRRLSQIGCEVAERDGGELTVRPPSWRPDLRLDVDLVEEVVRLEGYAGLPSTLPRATAGSGLTHAQRLRRVIGRAMAGAGYTEVLCSPFVGPETAAALMLEPGDGRIPSVRIANPVSDAEPFLRASLLPGLFAAVARNVGRGMHDVALFETGPVFRNRDAGAAPVLPAAVRPSDDDLAALDAALPDQPGRIAAVLAGQRDPGGWWGPGRAAAWSDAIDVARLLGDELGFPVTVADDRHAPFHPGRCASLSVDGTLIGHGGELHPRVIEAFGLPARAVAVELSLDALLDAALPVQAAPVVSAYPAATIDVAVTVAETVAAADLEQALRDGAGELLEAIRLFDVYQGVQVGAGRKSMAFALRLRAADRTLAAEEVAAARDRAVAAAADRFGAELRS, from the coding sequence ATGCTCGCCCCTCTGTCCTGGCTGCGTGAGTACGTCGAGCTCCCCGCCGACGTCACGGCGCGTGTGGTCGCGGAACGGCTCACCGCGGCAGGGCTGCAAGTGGAGCGAATCGAACGCCAAGGCGAGGGCATCGACGGCGTGGTTGCGGCGAAGGTCCTCGCGATCGAGGAGCTGGCCGGATTCAAGAAGCCGATCCGGTGGGTGACCCTGTCCGACGGCGCCGACCAGCGGCAGGTGATCTGCGGTGCGACGAACTTCGCGGTGGGCGACGTCATTGCCTACGCCCGGCCGCCCGCGACACTGCCGGGTGACTTCCGGATCGAGGCACGAGAGGCGTACGGGCACCTCTCGGACGGGATGATCTGCTCGGGCCGCGAGCTCGCCATCTCGGACGACCACAGCGGCATCCTGATCCTGTCGCCGGACGTCGAGCTCGGCAGCGACGTCGTCGACTCACTCGGCCTGCGCGAGGACATCCTCGACATCTCGATCAACCCGGACCGTGGATACGCCCTGTCGATCCGCGGTGTCGCCCGTGAGGTGGCGATCGCCTACGACACCGCCTTTCGCGATCCCGCCGCGTCGACGTTGCCGAGTCCGAGCGGCCCCGGGCATCAGGTGCGGCTCGAGGACGCCGGCTGTGACCGCTACCTCGCGGTCGCCCTCGCCGATCTCGACCCGACGGTCGACTCGCCCGCGTGGTTGCAACGCAGGCTCGTGCAGGGCGGGATGCGGCCGATCTCCCTGATGGTCGACGTCACCAACTACGTCATGCTCGCGGTCGGGCAGCCCACCCACGCCTTCGACCGGGCCTCCCTCAGGGGAGCGATCGTGGTGCGGCGTGCCATGGCGGGCGAGCGGTTGCGCACCCTCGACGACGTCGATCGAGACCTCGATCCGCGCGACCTCGTGATCGCCGACGACAGCGGTCCGATCGCGCTTGCGGGGGTGATGGGCGGCGCCGCGACCGAGATCACCGGCTCGACGCGTGACGTCCTGCTGGAATCCGCCCACTTCGAGCCGACGACGGTGGCCTACACCGCGCGCCGCCACCGGCTGGGCTCGGAGGCGTCCCGCCGCTTCGAGCGCGGAGTCGACCAGGAGCTGGCGCCGGCTGCTGCGGAGCTCGCCGTCTCGCTGCTTGTCGAGCTCGGCGCCGCTCGTCGTACCGGCGAGGTGACCGACGTCGACGACCGCACGCCGGCTGAGGTGATCACGATCGACGCCGCGCTGCCGAGTCGCATCGCGGGCGTCGTCTACCCGACCGAGACCGTCGTGCGACGCCTCTCACAGATCGGTTGCGAGGTGGCGGAACGTGACGGCGGGGAGCTGACCGTGCGTCCGCCGTCGTGGCGGCCGGACCTTCGCCTCGACGTCGACCTGGTCGAGGAGGTAGTCCGCCTCGAGGGCTACGCGGGCCTGCCATCGACCCTGCCACGGGCGACCGCCGGCAGCGGGCTGACCCACGCGCAGCGGTTGCGGCGCGTGATCGGGCGCGCAATGGCCGGCGCCGGTTACACCGAGGTGTTGTGCTCGCCGTTCGTCGGCCCGGAGACCGCTGCCGCCCTCATGCTCGAGCCTGGCGACGGCCGCATTCCGTCGGTGCGGATCGCGAACCCGGTCTCCGACGCGGAGCCGTTCCTGCGGGCGAGCCTGCTGCCGGGGCTGTTCGCCGCGGTCGCCCGGAACGTGGGGCGTGGCATGCACGACGTCGCGTTGTTCGAGACCGGGCCGGTGTTCCGCAACCGAGATGCGGGCGCTGCGCCGGTCCTCCCGGCGGCGGTTCGGCCGAGCGATGACGACCTCGCTGCTCTCGACGCCGCGCTTCCGGACCAGCCCGGCCGCATCGCCGCGGTGCTCGCGGGACAACGTGACCCGGGGGGCTGGTGGGGACCGGGCCGCGCGGCTGCCTGGTCCGATGCGATCGACGTGGCTCGGCTGCTCGGTGACGAGCTCGGTTTCCCCGTCACCGTCGCCGATGACCGCCACGCGCCGTTCCACCCGGGGCGCTGCGCCTCGCTGTCGGTCGACGGCACGCTGATCGGTCACGGCGGTGAGCTGCACCCGCGGGTGATCGAGGCGTTCGGGCTTCCTGCCCGTGCGGTCGCGGTGGAGCTGTCCCTCGACGCGCTGCTCGACGCAGCACTGCCGGTGCAGGCGGCCCCGGTGGTCTCTGCCTACCCCGCGGCCACGATCGATGTCGCGGTCACCGTCGCCGAGACCGTCGCCGCTGCCGACCTCGAGCAGGCGTTGCGAGACGGGGCGGGTGAGCTTCTCGAAGCGATCCGGCTCTTCGACGTCTACCAGGGCGTCCAAGTCGGCGCGGGCCGCAAATCGATGGCCTTCGCGCTGCGGCTGCGTGCCGCCGACCGCACGCTGGCCGCGGAGGAGGTGGCGGCAGCACGCGACCGAGCCGTCGCGGCGGCCGCAGACCGTTTCGGTGCGGAGCTTCGTAGCTGA
- the argB gene encoding acetylglutamate kinase: MNRKIDLQSRAAALVEALPWLEQFHGKTVVVKYGGHAMTDQPLREAFAQDVVFLRYAGVRVVVVHGGGPQINAHLDRLGIEQKFAGGLRVTTPETMDVVRMVLVGQVQREIVGLLNAHGPFAVGLSGEDARLMTASRRPGIVEGEEVDIGLVGDVDYVDAGVLEGLLTDGRIPVVASVCRGANGEVYNVNADTASAAVAVAVSAQKLVVLTDVEGLYADWPNSSEVISSLRADELATMLPTLSEGMIPKMEACLRAVRGGVAAAHVLDGRVPHALLLELLTDSGVGTMVTA, encoded by the coding sequence ATGAACCGCAAGATCGACCTCCAGTCGCGCGCGGCAGCCCTGGTCGAAGCGCTGCCGTGGCTGGAGCAGTTCCACGGCAAGACCGTGGTGGTGAAGTACGGCGGGCACGCGATGACCGACCAGCCGCTGCGGGAGGCCTTTGCGCAGGACGTCGTGTTCCTGCGCTACGCCGGCGTCCGGGTGGTCGTCGTGCACGGCGGCGGCCCGCAGATCAACGCCCACCTCGACCGGCTCGGCATCGAGCAGAAGTTCGCCGGTGGGTTGCGGGTGACGACGCCGGAGACGATGGACGTCGTCCGCATGGTGCTGGTCGGCCAGGTGCAGCGCGAGATCGTCGGCCTGCTCAACGCGCACGGCCCGTTCGCGGTCGGCTTGTCCGGCGAGGACGCGCGGCTGATGACCGCGTCGCGGCGGCCGGGCATCGTCGAGGGCGAAGAGGTCGACATCGGGTTGGTCGGTGACGTCGACTACGTGGACGCGGGCGTGCTCGAAGGGCTGCTGACGGACGGCCGGATCCCGGTTGTGGCCAGTGTCTGCCGTGGTGCGAACGGAGAGGTCTACAACGTCAACGCCGACACGGCGTCAGCGGCCGTTGCCGTCGCGGTCAGTGCCCAGAAGCTCGTCGTCCTCACCGACGTCGAGGGGCTCTACGCCGACTGGCCGAACAGCAGCGAGGTCATCAGCAGTCTGCGGGCCGATGAGCTCGCGACGATGCTGCCCACCTTGTCCGAGGGAATGATTCCGAAGATGGAGGCGTGCCTTCGCGCGGTGCGGGGTGGCGTCGCAGCGGCTCATGTCCTCGACGGGCGCGTGCCGCACGCGCTCCTCCTCGAGCTCCTGACCGACTCCGGGGTCGGCACGATGGTGACTGCGTGA
- a CDS encoding ABC transporter permease: MRKLRLSAWLPAVVAIAVLLLLWQVYADHHPYVLPRLSKVGSRLHHEPTLFVRNAVTTLEEAVVGGVIGMGAAFALAVLMFYVRVVERAIMPIAVVLNVTPLVAIAPALVVALGFGMTPKFVIAALLVFFPFLVNVLAGLRDVDPQVLDVAATLDATRTEVLWRIRLPSSLPYLFAAARICLPLSLVGAVVAEFVAAGEAKGLGTLVVTAASLGDLGTLYAAVVVLAALGVALFLVVVITERLTLRRQGRRVVGGRA; encoded by the coding sequence GATCGCGGTGCTGCTTCTGCTGTGGCAGGTGTACGCCGACCATCATCCGTACGTCTTGCCACGGTTGTCGAAGGTCGGCTCTCGGCTCCACCACGAGCCGACCCTGTTCGTGCGAAATGCGGTGACGACCCTCGAGGAAGCGGTCGTCGGCGGCGTGATCGGGATGGGCGCCGCATTCGCGCTCGCGGTGCTGATGTTCTACGTACGAGTCGTGGAGCGGGCGATCATGCCGATCGCGGTGGTTCTGAACGTCACCCCGCTCGTCGCGATCGCGCCGGCGCTCGTGGTGGCGCTCGGATTCGGGATGACGCCGAAGTTCGTCATCGCGGCCCTGCTGGTGTTCTTCCCGTTCCTCGTCAACGTGCTCGCCGGGCTGCGCGACGTCGACCCGCAGGTGCTCGACGTCGCGGCCACGCTCGATGCGACCCGGACCGAGGTGCTCTGGCGGATCCGCCTGCCGAGTAGCCTGCCGTACCTGTTTGCGGCTGCGCGAATCTGCCTGCCGCTGAGTCTGGTCGGCGCGGTGGTCGCCGAGTTCGTAGCAGCGGGGGAGGCGAAAGGCTTGGGCACCCTGGTCGTCACCGCTGCGTCGCTCGGTGACCTCGGGACCCTCTACGCCGCCGTTGTGGTCCTCGCGGCGCTGGGGGTGGCGCTGTTCCTCGTGGTCGTCATCACCGAGCGGCTGACTCTTCGCCGGCAGGGCCGCAGGGTCGTGGGAGGTCGTGCGTGA
- the argC gene encoding N-acetyl-gamma-glutamyl-phosphate reductase, with amino-acid sequence MGVQAAVVGASGYAGGELLRLLDAHPSFEVGALVAGGNAGRRLGELHPQLVTLAERVLVDASAPELREADLVFLALPHGATGPVVAALSPDTYIVDIGADYRLADAADWRRWYGGDHPGTWTYGLPELPGARDAISGKLRVANPGCYATAVQLGLAPLIAAELVEPVDLVVVAGSGTSGAGRSPVVEQLATEVMGDLSAYKVGGAHRHIAEIRQSLRAIAGSEVSLSFTPMLVPMPRGILATCTARLRPGVGEAQLRAAFACYDGEPFVTLLPEGQLPHTGATSGSNSAHLQVAADTDAGRAVVLVALDNLGKGAAGQAIQNANLMLGLPETTGLPVNGVAP; translated from the coding sequence GTGGGTGTGCAGGCCGCTGTCGTCGGCGCGAGCGGGTACGCCGGCGGCGAGCTGTTGCGGTTGCTCGACGCCCACCCGAGCTTCGAAGTGGGAGCACTCGTCGCGGGAGGCAACGCCGGGCGGCGCCTCGGCGAGCTCCATCCGCAGCTCGTCACACTTGCTGAGCGCGTGCTGGTCGACGCGAGCGCGCCGGAGCTCCGCGAGGCCGACCTCGTCTTCCTTGCCCTGCCACATGGCGCGACGGGCCCGGTCGTCGCTGCGCTGTCCCCGGACACCTACATCGTGGACATCGGCGCCGACTATCGGCTGGCCGACGCCGCCGACTGGCGGCGCTGGTACGGCGGTGACCATCCGGGCACCTGGACGTACGGGCTTCCGGAGCTGCCAGGGGCGAGAGACGCGATCTCCGGCAAGCTGCGGGTCGCGAACCCGGGCTGCTACGCAACGGCCGTACAGCTGGGGCTGGCACCGCTGATCGCGGCGGAGCTGGTGGAGCCGGTCGACCTCGTCGTGGTCGCCGGCAGCGGCACGAGTGGCGCCGGACGCAGTCCGGTCGTCGAGCAGCTTGCGACCGAGGTGATGGGGGACCTGTCCGCCTACAAAGTCGGCGGCGCGCATCGCCACATCGCCGAGATCAGGCAGTCGTTGCGCGCGATCGCAGGCAGCGAGGTCAGCCTCTCCTTCACCCCGATGCTCGTCCCGATGCCGCGCGGCATCCTGGCCACCTGCACCGCCCGGCTGAGGCCAGGGGTGGGTGAGGCGCAGCTGCGGGCAGCGTTTGCCTGCTACGACGGGGAGCCGTTCGTCACGCTGCTGCCCGAAGGACAGCTCCCGCACACGGGTGCCACGTCGGGTTCGAACAGCGCACACCTTCAGGTGGCCGCCGACACCGATGCTGGGCGGGCCGTCGTGCTCGTCGCGCTCGACAACCTCGGAAAAGGCGCCGCAGGTCAGGCGATTCAGAACGCCAACCTGATGCTCGGCCTGCCGGAGACGACGGGCTTGCCGGTGAACGGCGTGGCGCCGTGA
- a CDS encoding response regulator, whose protein sequence is MTATQILVVEDDPSVRGLLESLLQGEGYAVTTASDGIGGLVKVAANRPALVLLDVMMPDLGGIRVLEELQADPATADLPVLIVTGKLDAVPALAAMIGADNVIPKPFAVAQLLARIAEVTGGPVTRPEVK, encoded by the coding sequence ATGACCGCGACACAGATCCTGGTGGTCGAGGACGATCCCAGCGTCCGCGGTTTGCTCGAGTCGCTGTTGCAGGGCGAGGGCTACGCCGTCACGACGGCATCGGACGGCATCGGGGGGCTGGTGAAGGTCGCCGCGAACCGCCCCGCGCTGGTGCTGCTGGACGTGATGATGCCGGACCTCGGCGGGATCCGCGTGCTCGAAGAGCTCCAGGCCGACCCGGCAACCGCAGACCTCCCGGTGCTGATCGTCACGGGCAAGCTCGACGCCGTACCGGCGCTGGCCGCCATGATCGGCGCGGACAACGTGATCCCGAAGCCGTTCGCGGTTGCGCAACTGCTGGCTCGAATCGCGGAGGTCACGGGTGGGCCCGTGACCCGGCCGGAGGTGAAGTGA
- the pheS gene encoding phenylalanine--tRNA ligase subunit alpha produces MSGPNSQYDPKEVAALSDDELSSAVQAALGAFSAASDLDALAAAHAAHLGPRSDVALARRELGALPPQARADAGRRVNEALAAITAAYDERHDLLERDRDERVLIEEAVDVTLPSERRFRGGRHPLTVIQERVADVFVAMGWEIAEGPEVEAAWYNFDALNIPPAHPARETQDTLWIDPPEAGVLLRTQTSPVQIRALLARGAPCYVAVPGRVYRQEALDATHSAVFHQLEGLAVDEGLTMGDLRGTLDALARAMFGAQARTRLRPDHYPFTEPSADVDLQCWVCHGTSTEPGAARCHTCRSEGWVEWGGSGMVHPSVLASAGVDPKRFTGFAFGMGLERTLMSRHDMKDIRDLVEGDVRVTAALGRES; encoded by the coding sequence ATGTCCGGACCCAACTCCCAGTACGACCCCAAGGAAGTGGCTGCGCTGTCCGACGACGAACTGTCGAGCGCCGTCCAAGCCGCCCTAGGTGCGTTCTCGGCCGCGTCGGACCTCGACGCCCTCGCGGCCGCACACGCGGCGCATCTCGGACCACGCTCCGACGTAGCGCTCGCGCGCCGCGAGCTGGGTGCGCTGCCGCCCCAGGCCCGCGCCGACGCCGGCCGGCGGGTCAACGAGGCGCTGGCGGCGATCACGGCGGCCTACGACGAGCGCCACGACCTGCTCGAACGCGATCGTGACGAGCGCGTGCTGATCGAGGAGGCGGTCGACGTCACCCTGCCGTCGGAGCGCCGATTCCGGGGCGGTCGCCACCCGCTCACCGTGATTCAGGAGCGCGTGGCCGACGTCTTCGTCGCGATGGGCTGGGAGATCGCCGAAGGGCCTGAGGTCGAGGCTGCCTGGTACAACTTCGACGCGCTCAACATCCCGCCCGCACACCCGGCGCGCGAGACGCAGGACACGTTGTGGATCGACCCGCCGGAAGCGGGTGTGCTCCTTCGTACCCAGACCTCTCCGGTCCAGATCCGGGCGCTTCTCGCCCGTGGGGCGCCCTGCTACGTCGCAGTGCCTGGTCGGGTGTACCGCCAGGAGGCGCTCGACGCCACACATAGTGCGGTCTTTCACCAGCTCGAGGGGCTCGCGGTCGACGAGGGCCTCACGATGGGGGACCTGCGCGGCACCCTCGACGCGCTCGCGCGCGCGATGTTCGGTGCGCAGGCGCGGACTCGGCTGCGGCCCGACCACTATCCCTTCACCGAGCCGTCGGCGGACGTGGACCTGCAGTGCTGGGTGTGTCACGGGACCTCGACCGAGCCCGGCGCTGCGCGCTGTCACACCTGCCGTTCCGAAGGTTGGGTCGAGTGGGGCGGCAGCGGCATGGTGCATCCGTCCGTGCTCGCGTCGGCCGGCGTCGACCCGAAGCGCTTCACCGGTTTCGCCTTCGGGATGGGTCTCGAGCGCACACTGATGTCGCGCCACGACATGAAGGACATCCGCGACCTCGTCGAAGGCGACGTACGTGTCACCGCCGCGTTGGGGCGTGAGAGCTGA